The Halichondria panicea chromosome 10, odHalPani1.1, whole genome shotgun sequence region tcaactacaacccctctccgtttaatcaatggatTGGgtactctttcagctgccaatAACTTGAACTTTGTGGGTTTCAATATCaactgaaagcttagaaagagacctttcatcacagtttatatttgagagatcAAAGTACTTCAATTTTGTcacatggattatagccctgGTCCaaggctgtaataaagaggtgacctGCAAGCTAACACTGGTAGATTGATTTTAATTTAGGGCCCATTAACctagctgtattatagagggtttCATTAATGTaagttgaataattatacagtaactCACCTAGCATGCTGCATACCGACCCTGGGGAAGCTATTGCCATAGTAACGACCTTGGTTCCAGTCTGGGTCGGACATGAGGATACGTCGCTGCACGTAACGCAGGGCGATGGAAGAGGGATGTGTCCGAACACACGCCGATATGGTGACAACACTGCACAATAATAACAAAACAACGGATAAGAATAAAATGCCATCACATGTAATTGTTTCTAGAGTATGTTTTTACTGTAAGGCATATAAAATCATTCTAACATTTTCCCAAAAGTCAATAATAACATAGATATACGTGGTTATCagtagccccaccccctagGGAGGGACCCCCACTGAACCCCACCCCCTGACTTACCGTCCAACTCGCTGTGGGAAGAGTGCAGCGGCCATGAGGCTCTGCATACCTCCCAGGGACGGACCCACTGAGGCGTGCAGTCTCTCCACTTTTAGGTGATCTAATAAAAGGAATTGACAGTGTACCATATCCTCCACCGATAATATAGGAAACGTCATAGCGTACTCTGACCCCGTGAGGGGGTTGACGGAGCTGGGGCCGCTGGTGCCATAGCAACCACCCAGATTGTTTGAGCAGATAATGAAGAATTTGTTTGTGTCCAATGCTTTGCCAGGTCCAATGAACTTTTCCCACCAACCGGGACCGGGGTTGTCCTGTGGAGTgggcatgtgtatgtgtgtgtaggggagggTACCACAGAATCTGGTTATTAGCACACATGCTTATAAATGGAACTAATGAGGTGCTTATAAAAAGTGGCGATTAGTACTTGTACAGCTAGTCCATTAGTGATTGCTGTGAAAGTTGTGATGGTGTGATGGTTGTGCCGCCCACCTGATTGCTCCTAGCGTGTGCAGAAGCCGACAGCCCAGTGTGGACGAGGATAGCATTGGATCGGTCTTCATTGAGCTCCCCCCATGTCTCATACGCCACATTCAGAGATGGAATGACTCCGCCATGTTTGAAGGTGAAGTTATCTTTGTGTGTGAAAAGACTGTGTCCATCAATATTCTCTCCGTATGCTCCCTTCAATCCGATTGGTCCATTCTTTTCCTTCagcctgcgtgtgtgtgggggggggcgtACTAGTAATCCAGGGAATGCATGTACACCTCATTGAGTGCTCAATATACCGTATAAATTcttacacacaataattatataccgtatagcgggtaattttcgggggacaaaatattcatggttcagcaatattgaaaCATTTCGTGGgcaatattttcgtggttggagcttgcactgcaggtaaaggtaggcaaggtcgcttcattcgtgggtaaaatattcgtggtcagacctccaaccacgaaaaccacgaatagttttgccccacgaaaattacacgctatacggtactccaCATCACAGATTCTCAAGAATGATAGTATCCGTGGTGCTCCCAGTTACTGAAGCTATACACGTACTTATCATTTATTGTACTCATCTAGTCTGCAAGTGGAGTACCACTCAAATATAAGCACCACTAGGACATTTCGCTAACGACAATTTTTATATGGTACTAAATTAATAGCGTAAATTGGTTGATGGACAGCAACGTACTTGGTGTAGCATGGCAACGGCTCCTCACGTCGTCCAATAAACAATGGCTGCTGTTGTTCTGACAAAGATCCAGTAGTACTGAGCAGTCTCACCATCCTTCGCATTATTGAGGGGACAAGTAACTTCCTCGATATGCTCATCTCTGTCTGTAGCTGTCAGAGGATGCAGTTAATGGAAATACAGTCAGCTCACAGAAACTTAATACCTAGAGGCTATTTCTGTAGACTTGGAGATGGATCCACCGCAGTATTGTATTGGCCAGTAGTAGTGAGTAGCTAGCTGTATACAGCAATGCAGAAAATTTACTTCTATAAATGAGTTTTGGTAATGGTCGTCACACAAATTTCCTATGTTCTTCAGCCACCCACGTGGCAGAACACACAGAGCACACGCCCCCGCAATTCCCCTttagtctcgcaagccagaCGTTTTTTTGTGTCTGGCTTGCGAGGCTAATCCCCTTCCTCGACCTTCTGCTGAAAAGATATGAATAAATGTCTGCAGTGCGTAGAAACACACGTAGCAAGTCCTCCAGTTCCAAGGCAGAGATAACCACAGACACAGATTCGAGTCCAAGTAAGAAAAAAACACCCAGTAAACGAAAACCATCAGATGTACGTCGTTTCACGTTCACATCTCCTCAAAAAATGGACACCTCACTGTcggaggtcaaagttcaatcaTCGATGTCGGTGGATGATTTCGTAGTTGGGTGTGGAGAAGGGGTGTGGTCTAGCTACAAGGAGCTCTGTCAGCGGTTACCAGGGAGACAGTCGCAAGTGGAACTACTCCTAACATTGTGCGGAGAGgtacgataattattatcatttatTATTTTAAGGAATATTTTTAATTATACTTACAGCCCTCGTCTCCTACACCCTCCCCCCTCTATCTCTATGGCAACACTGGAACGGGAAAGACCCTGACAATTAAGACTGTATTAGATATCCTGAAAGCTCCACACGTGTTAGTCAACTGCGTCGAGTGTTACAACTCTAAAGTTCTCTTTAGTACGATTCTCAACAgggcagtgggtgtggttaatggGATGGAGCCAGTGGGCAAGTGTGACAGCCTGTATGGATTTGTGCAGGAGCTGAAACGACTGGCCAGTGAACTGTCTCAGCAGACGCTGTACATTGTGAGTCATAGCTGGTCATGATGAGTCATAGCTAGGTTACGATAATGGTATATTTGTACGCATCATCACCTCTGATGTATGCCAGTATGCATACCTCCCGTGCAGGTGcttgttattataataatagttttaGCGGCCACACATGAATCGAAGAAAGGCCAACTGCAATATATAGGTCAGGTCCTAAATGAACTTTCATGAataaaacaacctctcaacaaaggccacctttGTCAGTGTATAGCAGCCAAAACTTGAAATGTTACACAATGTATAGGGATTCCACTGCATCGCTATCTCACTCACGTTCACTACTGCATGCCCTTCAAGATGTTAACATAATTCTATAACTCGCTAAGTTggttatgtataattatatatactagtcCAATACGTGTCACACATGGTTTCCAGCGCTATCTTGCTTGTGTGCAGGTGCTGGATAAAGCAGAGAGACTGAGGTCACTGGAGGTCACCGTCCTGTCCGCCCTGCTCAGACTTAGGGAGATAGTGAGTATATCTATTGTGAATTGTAATGTATGCTTTGTAAGAACCTGCGCAAGCACGTAGCTGTGACAGTCTAACGATGTGTTTAGATCTGTGATTGCCTTCTGATCGAATTGCTTGAAGAcctattaattaattatggccTTATAGGCTTTAGTTGGTGAGTTTTCCAAAATAGgcctgttttgatagctaactttgagtaACTATTGGAATGAGTTTCATTGTGTTAATCGCTTGCGTGGGTAGCATAGcatccataacttgtgttgcaatGACCATGGagctatagcccatggtagTTTAAAAAATTGATAATTTGAACATACCAAACTGAAATACAGCATTCAGAAAACcacaaaatcattgaaattgagtcaccagaactaaagttacggGCACTAAAAAAATTACATTTTGGCGGTTTAATAATGTACATACGTGCATTTGTTTTACTATACAGGCCAGGCCGGTGCTCTTATAACATCTCATTCCATGATTATAGCTAAGACTAATGCGTGATCTCAGACGGTTTAAAGAGCAAAAAAATCCCTTGAAACATTTTATAATAATCCACGAATGTGTGTTGCTTTTGTTACTATAACGTCATGTGATTGTCATATGCAGAgtgggtgtgaggtgtgcGTTGTCATGGTGAGTATCCTCCCATACGAGAAGCTAACCACAGACTCGTGTCCAA contains the following coding sequences:
- the LOC135342697 gene encoding uncharacterized protein LOC135342697, with the translated sequence MSISRKLLVPSIMRRMVRLLSTTGSLSEQQQPLFIGRREEPLPCYTKLKEKNGPIGLKGAYGENIDGHSLFTHKDNFTFKHGGVIPSLNVAYETWGELNEDRSNAILVHTGLSASAHARSNQDNPGPGWWEKFIGPGKALDTNKFFIICSNNLGGCYGTSGPSSVNPLTGSEYAMTFPILSVEDMVHCQFLLLDHLKVERLHASVGPSLGGMQSLMAAALFPQRVGRVVTISACVRTHPSSIALRYVQRRILMSDPDWNQGRYYGNSFPRVGMQHAREVGTITYRSGPEWLERFGHQRASPDSAPDFCPDFLVETYLENQGEKFCEAYDPNSILYISKAMDMFDMGAGHSSLLEGVARVRAPVLVLGVNSDVLFPVEQQRQMATLLKEAGNNSVTYYELTSIYGHDTFLLDVNNVGAAMKGYLESEVH